One Branchiostoma floridae strain S238N-H82 chromosome 15, Bfl_VNyyK, whole genome shotgun sequence DNA window includes the following coding sequences:
- the LOC118432306 gene encoding probable rRNA-processing protein EBP2, whose product MAAAVDSDAESVESFSGSDDSDKELMEAYKSGLLKPGLNIELSGERKPINDVAGLKQKLADFRQDLDWLERLDVTTDPAPMPGAMVEVANIEAAKGTTARDMDVHNDFQREMTFYRQAQAAVISALPRLQKLGVPTTRPEDYFAEMAKSDVHMKKVRERLLSKQQGLERAEKVRKVREMRKYGKQVQQEVLLKRQREKKELIKSVKEYRKGKIDNLDFLDDEGPPRKGQPMGKKGGPNRNSYKQKKFGFGGQKKRSKWNTGESSADMSGFKAGKKGRGPPGKKVRIDLSHFQIF is encoded by the exons ATGGCTGCCGCCGTAGATTCGGATGCGGAAAGCGTGGAAAGTTTTTCGGGGTCTGACGACTCCGACAAGGAG TTGATGGAGGCGTACAAGTCGGGACTCCTGAAACCTGGTCTTAACATAGAGCTCTCAGGGGAGAGAAAACCCATCAACGATGTG GCTGGTCTGAAGCAGAAGCTTGCGGACTTCCGACAGGACCTCGACTGGCTGGAGCGTCTGGACGTCACCACGGATCCCGCGCCCATGCCCGGCGCTATGGTGGAGGTCGCTAACATCGAGGCTGCCAAGGGCACCACGGCCAGGGACATGGACGTCCACAACGACTTCCAGAGGGAAATGACCTT TTACCGCCAGGCGCAGGCCGCAGTTATCTCTGCCCTCCCCAGACTACAGAAGCTCGGCGTGCCGACCACCAGACCTGAGGACTACTTTGCAGAGATGGCCAAGTCTGATGTCCACATGAAGAAG GTGCGAGAACGTTTACTGAGCAAACAGCAGGGCCTGGAGCGAGCGGAGAAGGTGCGGAAGGTTCGCGAGATGAGGAAGTACGGGAAACAGGTGCAGCAGGAGGTTCTACTGAAGAGACAGCGGGAGAAGAAGGAACTCATCAAGTCTGTCAAGGAGTACAGGAAAG GAAAGATTGACAACTTGGACTTTCTAGATGACGAGGGACCACCAAGGAAGGGGCAGCCAATGGGAAAGAAGGGAGG TCCCAACAGAAACTCCTACAAACAGAAGAAGTTTGGATTCGGTGGGCAGAAGAAGCGGAGTAAGTGGAACACGGGTGAAAGTTCAGCCGACATGTCTGGCTTCAAGGCAGGAAAGAAAGGCAGGGGACCCCCTGGGAAGAAGGTAAGGATAGACCTTTCACACTTTCAAATTTTCtaa
- the LOC118431378 gene encoding constitutive coactivator of peroxisome proliferator-activated receptor gamma-like, protein MGVKGLQTYVEKNCPHACEKVDLRRLAQDYRENHGKTPVLVVDGLSCVRDHFYHGGLPWVYGGQWQEFLTSLQNFVQDFQSAGIEVVFIFDGVVEKSKRPVWISRRKSELKTVKKIFQHIRTTKREPNRRLLCLPPGTGMFAGLGLKSLGIRVYHSLVEADREIAEFAVSEDCFGILSQDSDFLIYDMGAASYFSAQSLKRRKGGFTTVRYRADELCDHLGLERSDLPLLSCLLGNDVIPHTKLENFHSRAARGSQLIPALAKFINDLPPDITVPDIARRVFSSPGNIQQFVQGMLSYVLPGQTTKWPMPVSMLTNVVPSLQEAPSNEEKGKTTKGHSPVRHVKPDIDAEILREAKRRHQNTENIKAIYEILTVAEGDSGVYLEEEDSGIPPASIFYKSIREKLHGVLYGVGVRPLDGTAPGVDQCSRQLSRLTIGEEEIVVGRNAAKDWSAHPGATLKEPDIILAKPLDMPGGTPTLEELWFGPGVRNVALRWRAFMSGMSCSIPTDRQKTIPRNLKVLVVVLHYMVRQSVLEDWEVDAFLIQALLCNDWYKIRRRNVPVYPRAVQLAALFVKGLAVAIAMNCACGWPLPTESCLPWWFFDGKFFLHVYLQARSGTGAWDLCGRSESRWQLFQLLKGCVSCGQPREIRIQSGETNDSFQSQGSTTFHQSGNKAQNRASTPQEQSTRPVSVESFESGRQSGKTHHHSQSQTPTGYQQSGNRTQKWANRPQEESTRPVSVGTFDCVSSYGGSFEFWRQSGKMHQRSQPQTPITFQHPGNRSSQKQATRPVSKGTFDCVSSYGGSGEPGKQSEGTNHCSQSAGFQQSGNRTKQYLSKSKETFDGDAKPKDLSSEQGMKKKKHNRRRKKGNEAIAKPSLETV, encoded by the exons ATGGGAGTCAAGGGACTGCAAACGTATGTAGAGAAGAACTGTCCCCATGCCTGTGAAAAGGTCGATCTTAGAAGACTTGCACAGGACTACCGAGAAAATCACGGGAAAACGCCTGTGCTTGTTGTGGATGGCCTGAGCTGTGTACGGGACCACTTCTACCATGGTGGTCTCCCCTGGGTGTACGGTGGACAGTGGCAGGAGTTCCTAACCTCGCTGCAAAACTTTGTACAGGACTTCCAATCAGCTGGGATCGAAGTTGTGTTCATCTTCGACGGCGTTGTTGAGAAATCGAAGCGACCTGTGTGGATCTCCCGAAGGAAAAGTGAGCTTAAGACAGTGAAGAAAATCTTCCAGCACATCAGAACAACCAAGAGGGAGCCAAATCGGAGACTTCTTTGCCTTCCACCAGGtacggggatgtttgctgggctCGGACTCAAGAGTCTTGGTATCCGTGTCTACCACTCTTTGGTCGAGGCTGATCGAGAGATTGCAGAGTTCGCTGTCTCCGAAGACTGTTTCGGAATCCTGAGCCAAGACAGCGACTTTCTGATCTACGACATGGGTGCTGCGTCTTATTTCTCTGCTCAAAGTCTCAAGAGGCGGAAAGGTGGCTTTACAACTGTGAGGTACCGTGCTGATGAGCTCTGCGATCACCTTGGCCTCGAGCGTTCCGACCTCCCTCTTCTCTCATGCTTGCTTGGCAATGACGTCATTCCACACACCAAGCTGGAAAACTTTCATTCTAGAGCAGCACGAGGTTCACAGCTCATTCCAGCTCTCGCCAAATTTATAAATGACCTGCCTCCGGACATCACAGTTCCCGACATTGCTCGTAGAGTTTTCTCTTCTCCAGGTAATATACAGCAGTTCGTACAGGGTATGCTGTCCTACGTTTTGCCTGGCCAAACTACAAAATGGCCCATGCCTGTGTCAATGTTGACTAATGTAGTGCCATCACTTCAAGAAGCACCATCAAATGAAGAAAAAGGCAAGACTACCAAGGGACACAGTCCTGTCAGACATGTGAAACCTGATATCGATGCCGAAATTCTTCGAGAAGCCAAACGAAGACACCAGAATACAGAGAACATTAAAG CAATCTATGAGATCCTGACAGTGGCAGAGGGAGACAGTGGAGTTTACCTGGAGGAGGAAGACAGTGGCATCCCTCCCGCCTCCATATTCTACAAGTCCATTAGGGAGAAGCTACACGGGGTCCTGTACGGGGTGGGGGTGCGACCGTTAGATGGAACAGCCCCAGGAGTTGACCAGTGCAGCAGGCAACTGTCGAGGCTTACGATTGGTGAAGAAGAGATTGTTGTTGGACGTAACGCTGCCAAGGATTGGTCGGCCCACCCTGGCGCTACGCTGAAAGAACCCGACATCATCCTGGCTAAACCTCTGGATATGCCAG GGGGCACTCCTACACTGGAGGAGCTGTGGTTTGGCCCGGGTGTGAGGAATGTCGCTCTGCGATGGAGGGCCTTCATGTCCGGCATGTCCTGCTCTATaccaacagacagacaaaagaCCATCCCTAGGAACCTCAAG GTCCTTGTAGTTGTCCTACACTACATGGTGAGACAGAGTGTGCTGGAGGACTGGGAGGTGGATGCCTTCCTTATACAGGCTCTACTCTGCAACGACTGGTACAAAATCAGGAGAAGGAAT GTTCCGGTGTACCCGCGAGCGGTGCAGCTGGCAGCCTTATTCGTGAAGGGCCTTGCTGTTGCCATAGCGATGAACTGCGCGTGTGGCTGGCCCCTCCCCACGGAGTCGTGCCTCCCATGGTGGTTCTTTGACGGGAAGTTTTTCCTCCATGTCTACCTCCAGGCCAGGAGTGGGACCGGCGCCTGGGATCTGTGTGGAAGAAGT GAGTCTAGATGGCAGCTGTTCCAGCTACTGAAGGGATGTGTGTCATGTGGGCAGCCGAGGGAGATCAGGATACAATCTGGTGAAACAAACGATAGCTTCCAGTCACAAGGTTCAACAACTTTTCATCAATCAGGTAACAAAGCACAAAATCGGGCTAGTACACCACAGGAACAGTCCACTAGGCCTGTGTCTGTGGAATCATTTGAGTCTGGGAGGCAGTCTGGCAAAACACATCATCACAGCCAATCACAAACTCCAACAGGTTATCAACAATCAGGTAACAGAACACAAAAGTGGGCTAatagaccacaggaagagtCCACTAGGCCAGTGTCTGTGGGAACATTTGACTGTGTGTCTAGTTATGGAGGATCATTTGAGTTTTGGAGGCAATCTGGCAAAATGCATCAACGCAGCCAGCCACAAACTCCAATAACTTTTCAACATCCTGGTAATAGAAGTTCACAGAAACAGGCTACCAGGCCTGTGTCTAAGGGAACATTTGACTGTGTGTCTAGTTATGGAGGATCAGGTGAGCCTGGAAAGCAATCTGAAGGAACAAACCATTGTAGCCAATCAGCAGGCTTTCAACAGTCAGGTAACAGAACAAAGCAGTATCTTTCTAAATCTAAGGAAACATTTGATGGGGATGCCAAACCAAAGGACTTGTCATCAGAGCAAggcatgaagaagaagaagcataACAGAAGAAGGAAGAAAGGGAATGAAGCCATTGCCAAACCATCTTTAGAAACAGTCTAG
- the LOC118431445 gene encoding protein FAM183B-like: protein MATKAQQPTKDPINIVHQHAILCETIKKETLNQKLYTNYSINPFRKLYTLTGKPNSTHDSADGEEDPQFLKIIRRAHKEPEKKFIFPQTEAQEIGWIHKPLIKQDREDRRLHFPRQNSEITKYMDAAWRLKEQTENLQ, encoded by the exons ATGGCCACTAAGGCACAACAACCGACGAAGGACCCCATCAACATTGTTCACCAGCACGCCATCCTGTGTGAAACCATCAAAAAGGAAACTCTCAACCAGAAGCTCTACACCAACTATAGCATCAACCCTTTCAGGAAAT TGTACACTCTAACAGGGAAACCGAACTCCACACATGATTCTGCGGACGGCGAGGAAGATc CCCAATTTCTTAAGATCATCCGCCGGGCACACAAGGAGCCTGAGAAGAAGTTCATCTTCCCTCAGACGGAGGCTCAAGAAATCGGCTGGATTCACAAACCCTTG ATAAAGCAAGACCGTGAAGACAGACGACTGCACTTCCCCCGCCAGAACTCAGAGATCACAAAATACATGGACGCAGCCTGGAGGCTAAAGGAGCAGACAGAGAACCTACAGTAG
- the LOC118431413 gene encoding fizzy-related protein homolog isoform X1: MDQDYERRLLRQQNGQNCFGSPVSSPISPMAGRESLGTSPVSSPSKDKYGDRFIPSRAGANWEIGFNSIQGMYEKTSGQARKAREANSDNGKDGLAYTCLLKNELLGAGIEDLKEQTEDRRGVLSPTTPEKRNLFRYHLTAKQASPENTDHLSPYSLSPVGKKSQKLLRSPRKQTRKISKIPFKVLDAPELQDDFYLNLVDWSATNILSVGLGTCVYLWSACTSQVTRLCDLSCDGDSVTSVNWNERGNLVAVGTHKGYVQVWDAMAGKRISMLEGHSARVGALAWNADILSSGSRDRLILQRDVRTPSVVPERRLAGHRQEVCGLKWSPDHQHLASGGNDNKLFVWNLTSVNPVQQYTEHLAAVKAIAWSPHQHGLLASGGGTADRCIRFWNTLTCQPLQCVDTGSQVCNLAWSKHANELVSTHGYSQNQILVWKYPSLVQVAKLTGHSYRVLYLAMSPDGEAIVTGAGDETLRFWNVFSKTRSNKESKSVLNLYTHIR; encoded by the exons ATGGACCAGGACTACGAAAGGAGGCTTTTAAGGCAACAGAACGGACAAAATTGCTTTGGGTCGCCTGTCAGTTCG CCTATCAGCCCAATGGCTGGAAGAGAATCACTTGGCACAAGCCCCGTGTCATCACCGAGTAAGGACAAGTATGGGGACCGCTTTATACCAAGTCGGGCTGGAGCCAACTGGGAGATCGGCTTCAACAGCATCCAGGGCATGTACGAGAAAACATCTGGTCAGGCACGCAAAGCAAGGGAGGCTAATTCTGACAATGGcaaag ATGGTCTTGCATACACTTGTCTATTAAAGAACGAACTCCTAGGAGCTGGAATAGAAGACTTGAAAGAACAGACGGAAGACAGAAGAGGTGTCCTTAGTCCCACCACACCAGAAAAAAGAAATTTATTCAG ATATCACCTGACAGCCAAGCAGGCAAGTCCAGAGAACACAGACCACCTCTCACCCTACTCCTTATCTCCTGTGGGGAAAAAGTCACAGAAACTCCTCCGTTCACCCAGAAAACAGACACGCAAGATATCCAAAATTCCTTTCAAA GTTCTTGATGCCCCAGAACTGCAAGACGACTTCTACCTTAATCTTGTTGATTGGTCAGCTACTAACATCTTGAGTGTTGGACTGGGGACTTGTGTATACTTGTGGAGCGCATGTACTAGTCAG GTGACAAGACTATGTGACTTGTCGTGTGACGGTGACTCCGTAACGTCAGTCAACTGGAACGAGAGAGGAAACCTGGTTGCGGTCGGGACACACAAGGGTTATGTCCAGGTCTGGGACGCCATGGCAGGCAAAAGGATCTCCATGCTAGAGGGGCACTCGGCCAGAGTTG GCGCTTTGGCCTGGAACGCAGACATCTTGTCATCGGGCAGTAGAGATCGGCTCATTCTGCAGAGGGACGTGAGAACACCCAGCGTGGTGCCGGAGAGAAGACTGGCTGGGCACAGACAGGAG GTTTGTGGCCTGAAGTGGTCTCCAGATCACCAGCACCTGGCCTCAGGTGGCAATGACAATAAG TTATTTGTATGGAACCTGACCAGTGTAAACCCAGTCCAGCAATACACAGAGCACCTGGCTGCAGTCAAGGCCATCGCCTGGTCACCCCACCAGCATGGCCTGCTGGCGTCCGGCGGGGGCACGGCTGACCGCTGCATCCGGTTCTGGAACACGCTGACATGCCAGCCGCTACAGTGTGTAGACACAGGCTCTCAGGTCTGCAACCTGGCCTGGTCCAAACATGCCAATGAGCTG GTGAGCACCCACGGGTACTCACAGAACCAGATCCTGGTGTGGAAGTACCCCTCCCTGGTGCAGGTGGCCAAGCTGACGGGCCACTCCTACCGTGTGCTGTACCTCGCCATGTCTCCCGACGGGGAGGCCATTGTCACGGGCGCCGGCGACGAGACGCTGAGATTTTGGAACGTCTTCAGCAAGACTAGGTCTAATAAG gaatCTAAGTCAGTCCTCAACCTGTACACACACATCCGGTGA
- the LOC118431413 gene encoding fizzy-related protein homolog isoform X2 translates to MAGRESLGTSPVSSPSKDKYGDRFIPSRAGANWEIGFNSIQGMYEKTSGQARKAREANSDNGKDGLAYTCLLKNELLGAGIEDLKEQTEDRRGVLSPTTPEKRNLFRYHLTAKQASPENTDHLSPYSLSPVGKKSQKLLRSPRKQTRKISKIPFKVLDAPELQDDFYLNLVDWSATNILSVGLGTCVYLWSACTSQVTRLCDLSCDGDSVTSVNWNERGNLVAVGTHKGYVQVWDAMAGKRISMLEGHSARVGALAWNADILSSGSRDRLILQRDVRTPSVVPERRLAGHRQEVCGLKWSPDHQHLASGGNDNKLFVWNLTSVNPVQQYTEHLAAVKAIAWSPHQHGLLASGGGTADRCIRFWNTLTCQPLQCVDTGSQVCNLAWSKHANELVSTHGYSQNQILVWKYPSLVQVAKLTGHSYRVLYLAMSPDGEAIVTGAGDETLRFWNVFSKTRSNKESKSVLNLYTHIR, encoded by the exons ATGGCTGGAAGAGAATCACTTGGCACAAGCCCCGTGTCATCACCGAGTAAGGACAAGTATGGGGACCGCTTTATACCAAGTCGGGCTGGAGCCAACTGGGAGATCGGCTTCAACAGCATCCAGGGCATGTACGAGAAAACATCTGGTCAGGCACGCAAAGCAAGGGAGGCTAATTCTGACAATGGcaaag ATGGTCTTGCATACACTTGTCTATTAAAGAACGAACTCCTAGGAGCTGGAATAGAAGACTTGAAAGAACAGACGGAAGACAGAAGAGGTGTCCTTAGTCCCACCACACCAGAAAAAAGAAATTTATTCAG ATATCACCTGACAGCCAAGCAGGCAAGTCCAGAGAACACAGACCACCTCTCACCCTACTCCTTATCTCCTGTGGGGAAAAAGTCACAGAAACTCCTCCGTTCACCCAGAAAACAGACACGCAAGATATCCAAAATTCCTTTCAAA GTTCTTGATGCCCCAGAACTGCAAGACGACTTCTACCTTAATCTTGTTGATTGGTCAGCTACTAACATCTTGAGTGTTGGACTGGGGACTTGTGTATACTTGTGGAGCGCATGTACTAGTCAG GTGACAAGACTATGTGACTTGTCGTGTGACGGTGACTCCGTAACGTCAGTCAACTGGAACGAGAGAGGAAACCTGGTTGCGGTCGGGACACACAAGGGTTATGTCCAGGTCTGGGACGCCATGGCAGGCAAAAGGATCTCCATGCTAGAGGGGCACTCGGCCAGAGTTG GCGCTTTGGCCTGGAACGCAGACATCTTGTCATCGGGCAGTAGAGATCGGCTCATTCTGCAGAGGGACGTGAGAACACCCAGCGTGGTGCCGGAGAGAAGACTGGCTGGGCACAGACAGGAG GTTTGTGGCCTGAAGTGGTCTCCAGATCACCAGCACCTGGCCTCAGGTGGCAATGACAATAAG TTATTTGTATGGAACCTGACCAGTGTAAACCCAGTCCAGCAATACACAGAGCACCTGGCTGCAGTCAAGGCCATCGCCTGGTCACCCCACCAGCATGGCCTGCTGGCGTCCGGCGGGGGCACGGCTGACCGCTGCATCCGGTTCTGGAACACGCTGACATGCCAGCCGCTACAGTGTGTAGACACAGGCTCTCAGGTCTGCAACCTGGCCTGGTCCAAACATGCCAATGAGCTG GTGAGCACCCACGGGTACTCACAGAACCAGATCCTGGTGTGGAAGTACCCCTCCCTGGTGCAGGTGGCCAAGCTGACGGGCCACTCCTACCGTGTGCTGTACCTCGCCATGTCTCCCGACGGGGAGGCCATTGTCACGGGCGCCGGCGACGAGACGCTGAGATTTTGGAACGTCTTCAGCAAGACTAGGTCTAATAAG gaatCTAAGTCAGTCCTCAACCTGTACACACACATCCGGTGA
- the LOC118432307 gene encoding endoglucanase E-4-like: protein MRCTALILLALLGAARAQSYYEVTGDWGDRFQANVYIPVSQAVNGWTATLKFDKAVELEIWLAEVTSTSDGNTVFELKDMGWNANVPAGTFELSFIANTQGSAANLVGLWFNGQEVTSGGTGTGTGTGTGTTHRPSTVSTSHTHATAPTAAQSGTTLGVVPPVVGAYDYVDALAKSILFYEAQRAGNLPGNNRVPWRRSCCQGDGQDVGLDLSGGWFDAGDHLKLHFPLSYTITVLSWGMIEFKRAYEAAGEMANALDSIKWVTDYLIKCHPSKFEFVAQVGDTGADHAVWCKPQAMTMYRPGGDTGAEHAVWCQPQAMTMYRPAKKVTAHQPGSKVTAETPPAMGAASIVFGENGDSGYADTLLQHARDLYEFADTYRGDYQNVIHDTPYPSFGGMNDELTWGAAWLYRATGEAGYLTKAEQYYDEYGISGGGFSWDEKQSGAMLVLYKATNKEKYKNDIVTYMSRKMPGGGDTYTPKGMLWLNEWGSCRHSANHAFLALVAASMGINTGQYREFAANQIHYMLGDSGRSLVVGYGHNHPVRPHHRASTCPIDGWCDWNTYNNWDFNENVLYGALVGGPDAHDNYVDDRSNFHTNEVAVDYNAGFQGCLAGLIQLTL from the exons ATGAGGTGCACAGCTCTGATCCTGCTAGCGCTCCTGGGCGCAGCCCGGGCACAGTCCTACTACGAGGTGACCGGCGATTGGGGGGACCGGTTCCAGGCCAACGTCTACATCCCAGTCTCCCAGGCCGTCAACGGGTGGACGGCCACGCTCAAGTTCGACAAGGCAGTGGAATTGGAG ATCTGGCTGGCCGAAGTGACGTCCACCAGCGATGGCAACACGGTGTTCGAGCTGAAGGACATGGGTTGGAACGCTAACGTGCCCGCGGGAACGTTCGAGCTGTCCTTCATCGCTAACACACAAGGGTCAGCCGCCAACCTGGTCGGGCTGTGGTTCAACGGGCAGGAGGTCACCTCGGGTGGCACAG GTACAGGCACAGGCACAGGTACGGGAACAACCCACCGGCCCTCGACGGTCAGCACTAGCCACACCCACGCCACCGCGCCCACCGCCGCCCAGTCTGGGACAACTTTGGGCGTGGTTCCGCCTGTT GTCGGTGCGTACGACTATGTGGACGCCCTGGCCAAGTCCATCCTGTTCTACGAGGCGCAGCGCGCGGGAAACCTGCCCGGCAATAACCGCGTCCCCTGGCGCCGGTCCTGCTGCCAGGGAGACGGGCAGGACGTGGGGCTAGATCTGTCCGGGGGCTGGTTCGACG ccGGTGACCACTTGAAGCTGCATTTCCCCCTGTCCTACACCATCACCGTGCTGTCCTGGGGAATGATTGAGTTCAAGCGAGCCTACGAGGCTGCCGGGGAGATGGCCAACGCGCTGGACTCCATCAAATGGGTCACGGACTACCTCATCAAGTGTCATCCCAGCAAGTTCGAGTTTGTTGctcag GTCGGCGACACGGGCGCGGACCACGCTGTGTGGTGCAAGCCCCAGGCCATGACCATGTACCGCCCC GGCGGGGACACCGGGGCGGAACACGCTGTGTGGTGCCAGCCCCAGGCCATGACCATGTACCGCCCCGCCAAAAAGGTCACCGCCCACCAGCCCGGGTCAAAAGTCACGGCCGAAACCCCCCCTGCCATGGGTGCTGCCTCCATCGTCTTCGGGGAAAACGG AGACTCCGGGTATGCGGACACCCTACTGCAGCACGCACGGGACCTGTACGAGTTTGCCGACACCTACAGGGGAGACTATCAGAACGTCATCCACGATACGCCATACCC CTCATTCGGTGGCATGAATGACGAGCTGACCTGGGGCGCGGCTTGGCTGTACAGGGCCACGGGAGAGGCGGGTTACCTCACCAAGGCCGAGCAGTACTATGACGAGTACGGCATCAGCGGCGGCGGCTTCAGCTGGGACGAGAAGCAGTCAGGGGCAATG CTGGTCCTGTACAAGGCGACAAACAAGGAGAAGTACAAGAACGACATCGTGACGTACATGAGCAGGAAGATGCCTGGCGGCGGCGACACCTACACACCTAAGGGCATGCTGTGGCTGAACGAGTGGGGCTCCTGCAGGCACTCGG CTAACCACGCGTTCCTGGCCCTGGTGGCGGCCAGTATGGGCATCAACACCGGTCAGTACCGGGAGTTCGCCGCCAACCAGATCCACTACATGTTGGGCGACTCCGGCCGCAGTCTGGTGGTGGGCTACGGGCACAACCACCCGGTCAGGCCACACCACCGCGCATC TACCTGCCCCATAGACGGCTGGTGCGATTGGAACACCTACAACAACTGGGACTTCAATGAGAACGTGCTTTACGGGGCTCTGGTGGGGGGACCCGACGCACACGATAACTACGTGGACGACAGGAGCAACTTCCACACCAACGAGGTGGCGGTGGACTACAACGCCGGCTTCCAGGGCTGTCTGGCAG